Proteins encoded within one genomic window of Trichomycterus rosablanca isolate fTriRos1 chromosome 7, fTriRos1.hap1, whole genome shotgun sequence:
- the lonrf1 gene encoding LON peptidase N-terminal domain and ring finger 1, like, whose translation MSAREQDQRTASGDTKVFFIPSESEENCEEPVEDDGDGGGGGGGTTLVMVQQKRLREILHMFSQAIRYDSVKPEQISTLVGFILQNFKKNESEDGCSLLKNVVEVEGSELLCPQCQRFLWKPVTAPCGHSFCKSCLLQTSVSRCSICTQEVGGHLKTNVLLCTLLEKWFPQEVQKSRRISEAEGLLKSKRFHEAVSLTTQLLETDPSNVRVWLCRAEAYRSLEQNRRALEDWDLCENIAPSLEVFFCKATLLKEMGRVDEALRLFLRCLSADEDFKQARQEVENILREMLCPACENVQASLKQSTHNPSAHLRQKAAVTRPGGEPDSAHPPPETADWSESSERSGLSRAQSLHGHAAGGVSGEGLKRVSSAPQLGEKGVLLKRKLSRLETGAGVVDSNDTKHKKPGVVCGGATAGAPEDQAYHTVPKDLLDPTDFECSLCMRLFYDPVTAPCGHSFCKNCLQRSLDHSPQCPLCKESLKLYLASRKYSITRVLDDIIKRYLAKEHAVRRKVHNDEAKELSDLENSVPVFVCTMAYPTVPCPLHVFEPRYRLMMRRCIETETRQFGMCISDPQKGFADFGCMLHIRSVHFLPDGRSVVDTVGGKRFRILTRGMRDGYCIANIEYLQDQKVEGEEQQELQDLYDEVYEQASVWFHSLENRFRNQILQHFGAMPEKENDIQWNPNGPACCWWLLAVLPVDPRYQLSLLSMITLKQRLVKIQHILTYLQNSTHT comes from the exons ATGTCAGCTCGGGAGCAGGACCAGCGCACCGCGTCAGGAGACACAAAGGTCTTCTTTATCCCGTCAGAAAGTGAGGAAAACTGTGAAGAACCGGTAgaagatgatggtgatggtggtggtggtggtggtggcacCACCTTGGTTATGGTTCAGCAGAAGCGGCTGAGAGAAATCCTCCACATGTTCTCTCAAGCTATCAGGTACGACTCTGTGAAACCCGAGCAGATCAGCACTTTAGTCGGATTCATCCTCCAGAACTTTAAAAAGAACGAGTCTGAGGATGGGTGTAGTCTCCTGAAGAACGTTGTGGAGGTGGAGGGATCTGAACTTCTCTGCCCTCAGTGCCAGAGGTTTCTCTGGAAGCCGGTGACAGCACCGTGTGGACATTCCTTCTGCAAATCCTGTTTGTTACAGACCTCAGTATCTAGATGCAGCATCTGCACCCAGGAGGTCGGAGGTCATCTCAAAACCAACGTGCTCCTGTGTACACTGCTGGAGAAGTGGTTTCCACAGGAGGTCCAGAAGTCCAGGAGGATCTCAGAAGCGGAGGGGTTGTTGAAGAGCAAACGGTTTCACGAAGCGGTTTCGTTGACGACCCAGCTGTTAGAGACGG ATCCCAGTAATGTGAGGGTGTGGTTGTGCCGAGCAGAAGCGTATCGGAGTCTGGAGCAGAATCGGCGAGCTCTGGAGGACTGGGATTTGTGTGAAAACATCGCACCGTCACTCGAG gtGTTCTTCTGCAAGGCCACGTTGTTGAAGGAGATGGGCCGAGTGGACGAAGCCCTCAGACTCTTCCTCCGCTGTCTCTCGGCCGACGAGGACTTCAAGCAGGCGCGGCAGGAAGTGGAAAAC ATTCTTCGTGAGATGTTGTGCCCGGCGTGTGAGAACGTGCAGGCCAGTCTCAAACAATCCACCCACAATCCATCGGCTCACCTGCGCCAGAAAGCTGCCGTAACCCGCCCCGGCGGCGAGCCCGACTCCGCCCATCCTCCACCTGAG ACGGCCGACTGGTCGGAGAGTTCGGAGCGATCCGGTCTGAGCCGAGCCCAGTCCCTGCACGGTCACGCGGCGGGCGGAGTCAGCGGGGAGGGGCTGAAAAGAGTAAGCTCCGCCCCTCAGCTGGGGGAGAAGGGCGTGCTGCTGAAGAGGAAGCTGTCCAGGTTGGAGACGGGAGCCGGGGTGGTGGACAGCAACGACACCAAGCACAAAAAACCAGGAG tcgtGTGTGGTGGTGCCACTGCTGGAGCTCCTGAGGATCAAGCCTACCACACTGTTCCGAAAGATCTGCTGGACCCTACTGACTTTGAATGTTCACTGTGCATGAG GTTGTTCTATGACCCGGTGACGGCTCCGTGTGGACACTCGTTCTGTAAAAACTGCCTGCAGAGGAGTTTAGATCACAGCCCCCAGTGTCCACTCTGTAAAGAGAGTCTCAAACTG tacctGGCCTCTAGGAAGTACTCTATCACGCGTGTGCTCGATGACATCATCAAGCGCTACCTAGCTAAGGAGCACGCGGTGAGACGGAAGGTTCACAACGATGAAGCTaaagagctttcaga tttaGAGAACAGCGTTCCTGTCTTCGTGTGCACCATGGCGTATCCCACTGTTCCCTGTCCGCTGCACGTGTTCGAGCCTCGATACCGGCTCATGATGCGCCGCTGCATCGAGACGGAGACGCGGCAGTTCGGCATGTGCATCAGCGACCCGCAGAAAgg cttCGCAGATTTCGGTTGCATGCTGCACATCCGCAGCGTGCACTTTCTGCCGGACGGGCGCTCGGTGGTGGATACGGTCGGAGGGAAGCGGTTCCGCATCCTCACTCGCGGCATGAGAGACGGGTACTGCATCGCTAACATCGAGTACCTGCAGGACCAGAAA GTGGAAGGTGAGGAGCAGCAGGAGCTCCAGGATCTGTATGATGAGGTTTATGAACAGGCCAGTGTCTGGTTCCACTCTCTGGAGAACCGATTCAGGAACCAGATACTGCAGCACTTCGGAGCCATGCCTGAGAAAGAGAACGAcatacag tggaACCCGAACGGTCCGGCGTGTTGCTGGTGGTTGTTGGCGGTTCTCCCGGTGGATCCTCGTTATCAGCTCTCACTGCTCTCCATGATCACACTGAAGCAACGACTGGTCAAGATCCAGCACATCCTCACCTACCTACAGAAcagcacacacacctaa
- the LOC134318576 gene encoding uncharacterized protein LOC134318576, producing MAFQGFIAGGGLRSAGVAVGVTAAAAAGCYLLYHKWRKARKSTRGVAEEHIPEEGSKVEQAPVQTGSEDGSKVEQAPVQTGSEDGSKVEQAPVQTGSEDGSKVEQAPVQTGSEDGSKVEQAPVQTGSEDGSKVEQAPVQTGSEDGSKVEQAPVQTGSEDGSREQTPMEILGQRPHRPPYTVFDFSIAFRTKHYGPKDWTCTEITAGLILTFDPLVRLLKFVGRAGRPLVSLAQKIQKALTGTSDTLAVTDNVTGQ from the exons ATGGCGTTCCAGGGCTTTATAGCGGGGGGCGGACTGCGCTCAGCGGGTGTCGCGGTCGGCGTTACAGCTGCTGCTGCGGCCGGCTGTTATCTACTCTACCACAAATGGCGTAAAGCGCGCAAGAGCACCAGAGGTGTCGCGGAGGAACACATTCCCgaggaggggagcaaggtggaacaggcaccggtacaaaccgggtctgaggacgggagcaaggtggaacaggcaccggtacaaaccgggtctgaggacgggagcaaggtggaacaggcaccggtacaaaccgggtctgaggacgggagcaaggtggaacaggcaccggtacaaaccgggtctgaggacgggagcaaggtggaacaggcaccggtacaaaccgggtctgaggacgggagcaaggtggaacaggcaccggtacaaaccgggtctgaggacgggagcaaggtggaacaggcaccggtacaaaccgggtctgaggacgggagcagGGAACAGACACCGATGGAAATCCTGGGacaga GGCCCCACAGACCACCTTACACCGTATTTGATTTCAGTATTGCGTTCAGGACTAAACACTACGGACCAAAGGACTGGACCTGTACTGAAATAACAGCTGGACTCATACTCACATTTGATCCGTTGGTGCGACTCCTCAAGTTTGTAGGCCGGGCAGGACGCCCTTTAGTCAGCCTGGCTCAGAAGATCCAGAAAGCACTGACCGGTACCAGTGATACACTGGCTGTTACCGATAACGTCACCGGTCAGTGA